Proteins found in one Sporosarcina sp. FSL K6-3457 genomic segment:
- a CDS encoding ROK family protein, whose translation MALLLFDFGGSSVKYGVWDNDDILEKESFVTPTTWESMKASLLKIKKEKAATYNIEGIAISSPGAVNQVAGIIEGASAIPYIHHFPIVEELEELFGCPVSIENDANCAALAEFWKGAAKGLKNVIFVVVGSGIGGAVIIDGKIQYGKHLSAGEFGYMLLTDQHTFSDLGTAVNMAKRYTKRKNLEENAVSGKEVFELAEQGDAIAQNEVDTFYRYLAQGIYNLQYSFDPEKIIIGGGVSSKSDLIPQLTVNLERIARQVETALFGPENSLHIPEITLCEFKNDANLIGAVYNFETNRGHQSHN comes from the coding sequence ATGGCGTTGCTTTTATTTGATTTTGGGGGTTCTTCAGTAAAGTATGGCGTTTGGGATAATGACGATATACTAGAGAAAGAATCATTTGTGACACCGACTACATGGGAGTCCATGAAAGCATCTTTATTAAAGATAAAAAAAGAGAAGGCTGCTACATATAACATTGAGGGAATTGCCATAAGTTCTCCGGGTGCGGTGAATCAGGTAGCTGGTATAATTGAAGGAGCAAGTGCGATTCCTTATATCCATCATTTTCCGATAGTCGAGGAGCTCGAGGAACTATTCGGGTGCCCTGTATCGATTGAAAATGATGCGAATTGTGCAGCGCTAGCCGAGTTTTGGAAAGGAGCTGCAAAGGGACTTAAGAATGTAATCTTTGTAGTTGTTGGTTCTGGAATAGGTGGTGCTGTAATCATAGATGGGAAAATCCAATATGGTAAGCATTTATCTGCTGGAGAATTTGGGTATATGCTCCTAACAGATCAGCATACATTTAGTGATTTAGGGACGGCTGTCAATATGGCGAAGCGTTATACTAAGCGTAAAAACCTTGAGGAAAATGCAGTGAGTGGTAAGGAGGTGTTTGAATTAGCCGAGCAAGGGGACGCTATTGCACAAAATGAAGTGGATACATTTTATCGTTATTTAGCACAGGGAATTTATAATTTACAGTATAGTTTTGATCCGGAAAAAATAATTATTGGCGGTGGAGTTTCGAGTAAGAGTGATTTAATACCACAGTTAACGGTCAACTTAGAGCGAATAGCTAGACAGGTAGAAACTGCTCTTTTTGGTCCTGAAAATTCCCTTCATATTCCGGAAATTACCCTTTGTGAATTTAAAAATGATGCAAATCTTATCGGGGCAGTTTATAATTTCGAAACGAATAGGGGTCATCAAAGTCATAATTAA
- a CDS encoding GntR family transcriptional regulator, with protein MVKYEAISNEMRKRIQSEYYSSDQPIPVEQSLANEFGCSRVTMKKALDILVMEGLLYRKRGHGTFIIQSSIDDSTVNVISEESLGLSNTIKDQEVTSKVITFAIQFPSKEVARHLRIDMDTPVYHIIRLRIVANEPYVIEETYMPSNLIPGINDQVLHSSIYDHIQHKLELKMGGAHRKIRACKSEKLDWEHLDCKQDDPILEVEQTGFLITGIPFEYSFSRHRYDKFVFTSVMVNR; from the coding sequence ATGGTCAAATATGAAGCAATTTCAAATGAGATGAGAAAGAGAATCCAATCGGAGTATTACTCTAGTGATCAACCTATACCAGTTGAGCAAAGTCTTGCAAATGAGTTTGGTTGTAGTAGGGTTACGATGAAAAAGGCTTTAGATATTTTAGTAATGGAAGGTTTGCTCTATCGAAAACGTGGGCATGGCACATTTATCATACAATCCTCAATAGATGATAGTACTGTAAATGTGATAAGTGAAGAAAGTTTAGGATTATCGAATACTATTAAAGATCAAGAGGTTACAAGTAAGGTGATTACATTTGCCATTCAATTTCCTTCGAAAGAGGTAGCTAGACATCTCCGTATTGATATGGATACACCTGTCTATCATATTATTCGTTTACGTATTGTGGCGAATGAACCTTATGTTATTGAAGAAACTTATATGCCGTCAAATTTAATTCCGGGCATTAATGACCAAGTTTTACATTCATCCATCTATGATCATATACAGCATAAGCTGGAATTGAAAATGGGTGGGGCACACCGAAAAATAAGAGCCTGTAAGTCGGAGAAATTAGATTGGGAACACTTAGACTGCAAGCAAGATGATCCGATATTAGAAGTAGAACAAACAGGTTTTTTAATTACGGGAATTCCATTTGAATACTCCTTTTCAAGGCATCGATATGATAAATTTGTATTTACATCAGTAATGGTGAATAGATAA